The following proteins come from a genomic window of Candidatus Dependentiae bacterium:
- a CDS encoding ABC transporter permease: MIKRKLYLLLPLFVCGVYLFLYIPMFILVLMSFNASAHFHVWGGFSLQWYRQLLESVEVWNALQNSLIVAMSAVALSLSMGTLLVFYTKDRMKKMNLLFYGTLAAPEIVLAVGLLSLLVYFMIPLGLTSLIVGHTLIGLGYVVPMLYARMQEMDNSLIEAAMDLGATQTYALYSVVLPFLMPSLIGAGLLVFIISFDDFVVAFFCAGASAQTLPLYIFSVIRSGATPMINALSTLLLCVSSLLVLLFSLFTLRKTGIQS; this comes from the coding sequence ATGATTAAGCGAAAACTTTATCTACTTTTGCCGTTGTTTGTATGCGGTGTATATCTGTTTTTATATATTCCTATGTTTATTTTAGTGTTAATGTCATTTAATGCTTCGGCACATTTTCACGTATGGGGTGGTTTTTCATTACAATGGTATCGGCAACTTCTGGAGTCGGTTGAAGTATGGAATGCATTACAAAATTCATTAATCGTAGCAATGAGTGCAGTCGCTTTGAGCTTATCAATGGGTACTTTATTAGTTTTTTATACTAAAGACCGTATGAAAAAAATGAATTTGCTTTTTTATGGTACCTTAGCGGCGCCCGAAATTGTGCTTGCTGTCGGATTACTTAGTTTATTAGTTTACTTTATGATTCCATTAGGGCTTACGAGTTTAATTGTGGGGCATACCTTGATTGGTCTAGGTTATGTTGTGCCAATGTTATACGCACGTATGCAAGAGATGGATAATTCATTAATTGAAGCGGCAATGGATTTGGGAGCAACGCAAACGTATGCTCTGTACTCTGTAGTATTACCTTTTTTAATGCCAAGTTTAATTGGTGCCGGTTTATTAGTCTTTATCATTTCTTTTGATGATTTTGTGGTTGCGTTTTTTTGTGCCGGAGCTTCGGCGCAAACATTACCATTGTATATTTTTTCAGTCATTCGTTCCGGTGCAACGCCAATGATTAATGCGCTTTCGACACTGTTACTTTGTGTAAGTAGTTTACTTGTGTTGCTTTTTTCTTTATTTACTTTGAGAAAAACAGGGATACAATCATGA
- the gltX gene encoding glutamate--tRNA ligase yields the protein MKNKIERVRFAPSPTGMMHLGNIRTALMNFLFAKQKNGTFVLRIEDTDPSRNFDKGAKKIIEDLTWLGMSYDEGPEKSGPYAPYFQSERTDLYKKTLQQLIDSELVYRCFCTNEELDKRRARQIALKKPPRYDRACLHLSTDEIQEKLNANTPFIWRFKLDHEKKININDLAHGQITFDLKNFSDFPLSRSDGSFTFMFANFVDDMLMKMTTVVRGEDHLTNTAGQAALYNALNAPLPTFWHLPILCNIEGKKLSKRDFGFSLRDLKDAGFLPEALLNYLAIIGGGSFKDEIMSIDELTQAIDFDKINATGQVKYDVEKLKWINNKWIDRIDPMTLTEGCLPFLKTAYPQVADMDIEKLSNILQILKTDFNTLKDSVDAVRFYFEQPTYNPELLAKFENKAQLSAIVSELLDKTTDDKTFTNLAKQKAKEHGISIKNMFSFIRVGLMGSIQGPSIHDMLAVLGAQESQKRLKNLISS from the coding sequence ATGAAAAACAAAATAGAACGCGTACGTTTTGCACCATCTCCTACCGGCATGATGCATTTGGGTAACATTCGCACCGCACTTATGAATTTCCTTTTTGCTAAACAAAAAAATGGCACATTTGTGTTGCGCATTGAAGACACCGATCCTTCTCGTAATTTTGACAAAGGTGCAAAAAAAATTATCGAAGATTTAACCTGGCTTGGCATGTCATATGATGAAGGTCCGGAAAAAAGTGGACCTTACGCTCCTTATTTCCAATCAGAACGTACAGATCTATACAAAAAAACATTACAACAATTAATCGATTCAGAGTTGGTATATCGCTGCTTTTGCACTAATGAAGAACTTGATAAACGACGTGCTCGTCAAATTGCTCTAAAAAAACCTCCACGCTATGACCGAGCATGCTTACATCTATCTACCGACGAAATTCAAGAAAAATTAAATGCAAACACGCCATTCATTTGGCGCTTTAAATTAGATCATGAAAAAAAAATAAACATCAATGATTTAGCCCATGGACAAATAACTTTTGATCTGAAAAACTTTTCCGATTTCCCTCTTTCACGTAGTGATGGAAGTTTTACTTTTATGTTTGCAAATTTTGTTGATGACATGCTCATGAAAATGACAACCGTAGTACGTGGAGAAGATCATCTGACCAACACTGCAGGACAAGCAGCTCTTTATAATGCACTAAATGCACCATTACCAACCTTTTGGCATTTACCAATCTTGTGTAACATTGAAGGTAAAAAACTTTCAAAACGTGATTTCGGTTTTTCATTACGCGATTTAAAAGATGCAGGATTCCTGCCTGAAGCATTGCTCAATTATTTGGCCATCATTGGTGGCGGATCGTTTAAAGATGAAATCATGTCAATTGATGAACTGACACAAGCAATTGACTTTGATAAGATAAATGCAACCGGTCAAGTTAAATATGATGTTGAAAAATTAAAATGGATCAACAATAAATGGATCGATCGTATTGACCCCATGACATTAACAGAAGGCTGTTTACCTTTTTTAAAAACTGCATATCCACAAGTTGCTGATATGGACATTGAAAAATTAAGCAACATCTTACAGATTTTAAAAACCGATTTTAATACACTCAAAGATTCAGTGGATGCTGTTCGCTTTTACTTTGAACAACCAACATACAATCCTGAACTTTTAGCAAAATTTGAAAACAAAGCACAATTAAGTGCAATCGTTTCTGAGCTACTTGATAAAACTACTGATGATAAAACGTTTACTAACTTGGCAAAACAAAAAGCAAAAGAACATGGCATTTCAATTAAAAACATGTTCTCATTTATTCGTGTTGGCCTTATGGGTTCAATCCAAGGACCTTCAATTCATGATATGCTTGCAGTTTTAGGTGCACAAGAAAGTCAAAAACGTTTGAAAAATTTGATATCATCCTAA
- a CDS encoding spermidine/putrescine ABC transporter substrate-binding protein, translated as MKSIKSIHSCIRLLMILFWVALILLFLQFPKYTHLFSSKKTLYVATWPLLIDAQYIHAFEKETGIKLEISYFERSEELYSKLKATRGHGYDIIFPSDYTVDLLIKEDLLKKIDKSKLNFWDRLDPHLLGNYFDPNNDYSIPFFWGVYGIGFNKKIYGDNPTKTWGLLFDPTSQNVVMSDNPREMALMATQYLYGDLDALRKASVQKEVINLLINQKKSVDIYTDERVDELLSSENSYLAFGLSTDISRAARRNSNIDFFIPDEGSFLIIDSIAIAKHSKNEALAYAFINYLYQEEVINYHIDLYNMCSPLLNSNESDYCPSDESFSKLSFLTDVINEDELNDIWINFLAK; from the coding sequence ATGAAAAGTATTAAATCTATACATTCATGTATTCGCTTATTAATGATTTTGTTTTGGGTTGCATTGATTTTATTATTTTTACAGTTTCCTAAATATACTCATCTGTTCAGTTCAAAAAAAACCTTATATGTTGCGACATGGCCTTTACTTATTGATGCTCAATATATTCATGCGTTTGAAAAAGAGACCGGTATTAAATTAGAAATCAGTTATTTTGAGCGCAGTGAAGAATTGTATAGCAAGCTTAAGGCAACCAGGGGCCATGGATATGATATTATTTTTCCTTCTGATTATACAGTTGATCTGCTTATAAAAGAAGATTTGCTAAAAAAAATAGATAAATCAAAATTGAATTTTTGGGATCGATTGGATCCTCACCTACTTGGTAATTATTTTGATCCTAACAATGATTATTCAATTCCATTTTTTTGGGGAGTATATGGTATTGGATTTAATAAAAAAATATATGGAGATAATCCAACTAAAACATGGGGGTTGTTATTTGACCCGACTTCACAAAATGTTGTTATGTCAGACAATCCACGAGAAATGGCATTAATGGCAACGCAGTATTTATATGGTGATCTGGATGCTCTCAGAAAAGCATCTGTGCAAAAAGAGGTGATCAATTTGTTGATTAATCAAAAAAAGTCTGTAGATATTTATACTGATGAACGCGTCGATGAGTTACTGAGTTCAGAAAATAGCTACTTAGCGTTTGGTTTGAGTACCGATATTTCACGAGCTGCCCGAAGAAATTCGAATATTGACTTTTTTATTCCTGACGAAGGAAGTTTCTTAATTATTGATAGTATTGCGATTGCAAAGCATAGTAAAAATGAAGCGCTTGCTTATGCATTTATTAACTATCTGTATCAAGAAGAAGTTATTAATTATCATATTGATTTATATAATATGTGTTCTCCTCTTTTGAATAGTAACGAGTCTGACTATTGCCCTAGTGATGAGTCTTTTTCGAAATTATCATTTCTTACCGATGTTATTAATGAAGACGAATTGAATGATATTTGGATTAACTTCCTTGCAAAATAG
- a CDS encoding amino acid permease — MNKAHTPSKIGVATATIIGLNAMIGAGIFTAPAVIASHVGPAGILAFLFVVASIWFMAVSIARLAYLFPQEGSFYTYAKQWSGHIGGMLAVSAYFIGLLIAMGLLCRLSGTYLQTFFPNYSANTLGLATLCALVALNMFGVKMSELGQHILIFCTVFPLIITTILCLTKASWSNLVPFAPYGFGNAMKATRVVIFGFFGFECATSLFNIVRDPAKNVPRALTYSIILVGIIYTTFIGSIIISTPLSYFTHPDMKISEILIQLFPNYTWIVKFIDFSILAAIIGTIHSMIWASGSLLQIIVKKTQNNITKNIISRGWVSTKTTVLFVGICILFSYTTLHNLNLFFYLTALFIVFAFVMSMVTLLTLKEEWQSQRNIKTVLGIITATAIFAFALEGIVCELI, encoded by the coding sequence ATGAATAAGGCACATACACCTTCAAAAATCGGTGTCGCTACCGCAACTATAATTGGCTTAAACGCTATGATCGGAGCGGGCATCTTCACTGCACCCGCAGTGATCGCCTCACATGTTGGACCTGCCGGCATACTAGCATTCTTATTTGTTGTAGCATCAATTTGGTTTATGGCTGTTTCTATAGCCCGACTCGCCTATCTTTTTCCACAAGAAGGCTCCTTTTACACCTACGCTAAACAATGGAGCGGACATATTGGTGGCATGCTTGCGGTAAGTGCATATTTCATTGGTCTGTTGATCGCGATGGGATTATTATGCCGATTATCAGGAACTTACTTACAAACTTTTTTTCCTAATTATAGCGCCAACACCTTAGGACTAGCCACCCTCTGCGCCTTAGTTGCACTCAACATGTTTGGTGTAAAAATGTCTGAACTAGGCCAACATATATTAATCTTTTGTACTGTGTTCCCTCTGATCATTACGACAATTCTTTGTTTAACAAAAGCCTCATGGAGCAATCTGGTTCCATTCGCTCCTTATGGATTTGGCAACGCAATGAAGGCAACTCGTGTTGTTATCTTTGGTTTCTTTGGCTTTGAATGCGCAACATCTCTGTTTAATATTGTTCGAGATCCTGCCAAAAATGTGCCTCGCGCATTAACCTATTCAATTATTTTGGTAGGCATTATTTATACCACATTTATTGGTTCAATAATCATCTCTACACCACTCAGTTACTTCACTCATCCGGATATGAAAATTTCTGAAATATTAATTCAACTGTTTCCAAATTATACTTGGATAGTAAAATTCATTGATTTCTCCATTTTAGCTGCAATAATTGGCACTATTCATTCCATGATTTGGGCCTCAGGAAGCTTACTTCAAATCATTGTAAAAAAGACTCAAAACAATATTACAAAAAACATTATTTCACGAGGATGGGTAAGTACAAAGACGACTGTACTATTTGTCGGCATCTGTATTTTGTTCAGCTATACCACACTACATAACTTAAATCTGTTTTTTTATTTAACAGCTTTATTTATCGTCTTTGCATTTGTTATGTCTATGGTGACATTATTGACATTAAAAGAAGAGTGGCAAAGTCAACGAAACATCAAAACAGTTTTAGGCATCATAACAGCAACGGCAATCTTTGCTTTCGCTCTTGAAGGAATTGTGTGCGAACTTATTTAA
- a CDS encoding BamA/TamA family outer membrane protein, with translation MFAKSVYRFVIFFLGLLCGFLHAQNASLSISIYPEDDSIASVEQQIKDLFPSSLSVNHIAYNADVCLQKAEFDYLVDIKDGDCISSDTLFKSVVYLIKKQKFETIVITATPVGDTYDVFFDLTAFWTFRKLKFKGIFVGKEHYRQFYLMECGERFDKKKHADSIQKIKESLKKDGYFKALVRSHFKYDNKTKEVVVSLDLKKGPRFFIGSIDVKIQTTLLDDHGKMQLDRVICKTFGQRLIKNYYIRDVINAETQELKHMLAKSGYLHVDIELDEKLSYSNRRVDLRFTIHLHYKKRFFFSGNRFFSQEQLLETILVFGRSTSLLPASILSEELIKAYHQKGFWSAKVDPQEVDDAYHFLIVEGRRACINEIELRNLNSFEEKFLIKKFFLPVVRKRFYDNTEIERSIDGLMAYLLKQGFWQATLLRERFEPIDEKQATYKMVLIFDEGKRSFLKKVTIENFKPFQTQGPFKKIVQQQEPIPFDVNLIDQQRQWLIQELQKKGYYQPKIKPECINEDGEISLNWCVDVQNAKVQFDKTVLLGSSTFPFEFVQRELDYRIGDAWHSDTLRHSISRLKKMEIFESIHLFPDKDISGPEKIMLLKLQKDDPYEIKMRTGLGLQHVTKTLTTGGMTYRVGGSFIYKNPFNAGDQFRIDADFTRAIRLVNAQYRRPWIFGVPVNALFQGYTNRFEYPGFIGSQKNLYTVIQQGFLANFNTVRNNIDAAVSTGFEVVDTFIDESTVDDFVFAQKVARAINFCPELLDKNIPFFQIQPTVMLYFLDNTINPTRGSFSVFSAKGMFPISKLLPGDFFIRVLVEQSFFIPFLPLVFAIRARVGHIFHQTFNTIIPIERFYLGGANSIRSYETDQCPPLGVVVCDNEDKELFVPQGGRSLANLNLEMRFPLYNQLGGVIFGDIGALSTNKLTDIRADDMLSGIGFGLRYNTPIGPLRFDFAWRGNKHDGVGRPYAWFLSFGNAFI, from the coding sequence GTGTTTGCAAAATCGGTTTATCGTTTTGTCATTTTTTTTCTGGGTTTATTGTGTGGATTTTTGCATGCTCAAAACGCATCATTGAGCATTTCCATTTATCCGGAAGATGACAGTATTGCATCTGTTGAACAACAAATTAAAGATCTGTTTCCGAGTTCCTTGTCGGTTAATCATATAGCGTATAATGCAGATGTTTGTTTGCAAAAGGCGGAGTTTGATTATTTAGTTGATATCAAAGATGGTGATTGTATCAGTTCAGACACGTTATTTAAATCAGTTGTTTATTTAATAAAAAAACAGAAATTTGAAACAATAGTTATTACTGCAACACCAGTTGGTGATACTTATGATGTTTTTTTTGATTTAACCGCTTTTTGGACATTTAGAAAATTAAAGTTTAAAGGAATTTTTGTCGGTAAAGAGCATTACCGGCAATTTTATTTAATGGAATGTGGCGAGCGATTTGATAAAAAAAAACATGCTGATTCCATACAAAAAATAAAAGAATCATTAAAAAAAGATGGTTATTTTAAAGCTTTAGTTAGATCTCATTTTAAGTATGATAACAAGACAAAAGAGGTTGTCGTAAGCTTAGACCTAAAAAAGGGGCCACGTTTTTTTATTGGATCTATTGATGTAAAAATACAAACAACATTGCTTGATGATCATGGAAAAATGCAGTTGGATCGCGTTATATGCAAAACATTTGGACAGCGACTAATCAAAAATTATTATATACGTGATGTAATAAATGCTGAAACTCAAGAGCTCAAACATATGTTGGCAAAGTCCGGATATTTACATGTTGATATCGAACTGGATGAGAAGTTGAGCTATAGTAATCGACGTGTTGACTTGCGCTTTACTATTCATTTGCATTATAAAAAGAGGTTCTTTTTTTCAGGTAATCGATTTTTCTCACAAGAGCAATTATTAGAGACTATTTTAGTTTTTGGTCGCTCAACTTCATTATTGCCCGCTTCAATATTATCAGAAGAGTTGATAAAAGCGTATCATCAAAAAGGTTTTTGGTCTGCCAAAGTGGATCCACAAGAGGTTGATGATGCATATCATTTTTTAATTGTTGAAGGAAGGCGTGCGTGTATTAATGAAATTGAATTGCGGAATCTTAATTCCTTTGAGGAAAAATTTTTAATCAAAAAGTTTTTTTTACCTGTTGTGCGTAAACGTTTTTATGATAATACAGAAATTGAACGTTCAATTGATGGGTTAATGGCTTATTTATTAAAACAAGGATTTTGGCAAGCAACTTTGTTGCGTGAACGTTTTGAGCCGATTGATGAAAAACAGGCAACCTACAAAATGGTTTTGATTTTTGATGAAGGTAAGCGAAGTTTTTTGAAAAAAGTGACCATAGAAAATTTTAAACCATTTCAAACTCAAGGTCCATTTAAAAAAATTGTACAGCAACAGGAACCGATTCCGTTTGATGTAAATCTTATAGATCAACAACGACAGTGGTTGATACAGGAATTGCAAAAAAAAGGATACTATCAACCGAAAATAAAACCGGAATGTATCAACGAAGATGGTGAAATTAGTTTAAATTGGTGTGTTGATGTGCAAAATGCAAAAGTGCAATTTGACAAAACAGTATTGCTTGGCAGTAGTACATTTCCGTTTGAATTTGTGCAGCGTGAGCTTGATTATAGAATTGGTGACGCATGGCATTCTGATACGTTACGACATTCTATAAGTCGACTAAAAAAGATGGAGATTTTTGAATCGATACATCTTTTTCCTGACAAAGATATTAGCGGGCCTGAAAAAATAATGCTGCTTAAGTTACAAAAAGATGATCCATATGAAATTAAAATGCGTACCGGGCTTGGCCTGCAGCATGTCACCAAAACATTAACGACCGGCGGTATGACCTATCGTGTTGGTGGTAGTTTTATTTATAAAAATCCGTTTAATGCTGGAGACCAGTTTCGTATTGATGCAGATTTCACTCGTGCAATTCGTTTGGTTAATGCACAATATCGTAGGCCATGGATTTTCGGTGTACCGGTGAATGCGCTATTTCAAGGTTATACCAATCGTTTTGAATATCCTGGCTTTATTGGCAGTCAAAAGAATTTATATACCGTTATTCAGCAAGGTTTTTTGGCAAATTTTAATACCGTACGCAACAATATTGATGCAGCAGTGAGTACCGGTTTTGAAGTCGTTGATACTTTTATTGATGAATCTACCGTTGATGATTTTGTGTTTGCACAAAAAGTTGCACGTGCAATAAATTTTTGTCCGGAACTGCTTGATAAAAATATTCCTTTTTTTCAAATTCAACCAACAGTAATGTTGTATTTTTTAGATAATACTATAAATCCTACACGGGGTTCATTTTCGGTATTTTCGGCAAAAGGGATGTTCCCCATTTCAAAGTTGCTACCAGGTGATTTTTTTATTCGTGTTTTGGTAGAGCAGTCATTTTTTATTCCATTTTTACCTCTTGTTTTTGCAATTCGTGCTCGTGTGGGGCATATTTTTCATCAAACGTTTAACACCATTATCCCCATTGAGCGTTTTTATTTAGGTGGTGCAAACTCTATTCGTAGTTATGAGACAGATCAATGTCCACCGCTGGGCGTTGTTGTGTGTGATAATGAAGATAAAGAACTTTTTGTACCGCAAGGTGGTCGTTCTCTTGCAAATCTAAATTTGGAAATGCGTTTTCCTTTATATAACCAATTAGGTGGCGTTATTTTTGGTGACATTGGTGCATTGAGTACTAATAAACTTACCGATATAAGAGCTGATGACATGCTTTCCGGTATCGGTTTTGGCTTGCGTTATAATACACCGATTGGACCATTACGTTTTGATTTTGCGTGGCGTGGCAACAAACATGATGGCGTTGGTCGTCCATATGCATGGTTCTTGTCTTTTGGTAATGCGTTTATATAA
- a CDS encoding ABC transporter permease → MKKNIKAAIEQELPFFFSQPALIWQILFFYLPILFVVFISFKTNDSGLLEGFTLQNYISFFSPAFLYILVRSFFLAFFSSILCLLIGYPVAFYIARKADRWKNLMLFFLMLPFWTNMLVQLYAWFAVLENKGLLNMLLLHLGIISEPLTLLNNTFAVYLVMVYYYLPFMIIPIYAILEKLDEAYIEASRDLGANNVQTFYHVILPLSMSGVMTGFFLVFVPAFGEFVIPGLVGGNKYMYVGTLISYYYLVARNEPLGAAFTVASCMALVLVAFLAYRFFARFIIGERKL, encoded by the coding sequence ATGAAAAAGAATATAAAAGCTGCCATTGAGCAGGAGTTACCATTTTTTTTTTCCCAGCCGGCATTAATCTGGCAGATTCTCTTTTTTTATTTGCCGATTTTGTTTGTTGTTTTTATTAGTTTCAAAACTAATGATAGCGGTTTATTGGAAGGCTTTACTCTTCAGAACTACATTTCTTTTTTTTCACCCGCTTTTTTATATATTTTAGTCCGTTCATTTTTTTTGGCCTTTTTCAGTTCAATATTGTGTTTATTGATTGGTTATCCGGTTGCATTTTATATTGCACGTAAAGCGGATCGTTGGAAAAACTTAATGCTCTTTTTTTTGATGTTGCCATTTTGGACAAATATGTTGGTGCAGCTGTATGCATGGTTTGCAGTATTGGAAAACAAAGGCCTATTGAATATGTTATTGCTTCACTTGGGTATAATTAGTGAACCGCTTACATTATTAAATAATACATTTGCCGTTTATTTGGTAATGGTTTATTATTATCTTCCGTTTATGATCATTCCTATTTATGCAATTCTTGAAAAATTAGATGAAGCATATATCGAAGCTTCGCGAGACTTAGGCGCAAACAACGTACAAACGTTTTATCATGTAATTTTACCATTATCAATGTCGGGAGTGATGACCGGATTCTTTTTGGTATTTGTCCCTGCATTTGGAGAGTTTGTTATTCCCGGTTTAGTGGGTGGTAATAAATATATGTATGTAGGAACTCTCATTAGCTATTATTATTTGGTTGCCCGTAATGAGCCGTTAGGTGCTGCATTTACCGTTGCTAGTTGTATGGCTTTGGTTCTTGTTGCCTTTTTGGCTTACCGCTTTTTTGCTCGTTTTATAATAGGTGAAAGGAAATTATGA
- a CDS encoding ABC transporter ATP-binding protein codes for MRKIELKNIVKSYNDELILDNLNLQIPSGTFFALLGPSGSGKTTLLRLIAGFEKPDSGQVIVGGKDITDLPAHERKINTVFQQYALFPHLNVFDNVAYGLRIKKNPEDKIKQKVHRVLKAVHLEKQMYRSINQLSGGQKQRVALARAVVNEPDVLLFDEPLAALDPKLREAMMVELMELQENLKTTFVYVTHDQTEALTVADTMAIMNQDGEIEQVGTPQEIYEFPASSFVARFVGTTNIFPGTLYIENDTDAHIDVPYLGKFAVLVPKEAPWACNECNVLLSLRPEKIRISRKPLEDFSNQVEGIVASIIYYGRSTQYNILLNNDMIMHVFDQNEKHFPTDDIDYDDRVYLYWQKENAVLLKK; via the coding sequence ATGCGTAAAATTGAACTTAAAAATATTGTAAAATCATATAATGATGAACTTATCTTAGATAATTTAAATTTACAGATTCCTAGTGGGACTTTTTTTGCATTGCTTGGTCCTAGTGGTAGTGGTAAAACAACGTTATTACGTTTGATTGCAGGGTTTGAAAAACCGGATTCAGGCCAAGTTATTGTTGGTGGCAAAGATATCACTGATTTGCCTGCACATGAGAGAAAAATAAATACGGTATTTCAGCAATATGCACTTTTCCCTCATTTGAATGTATTTGATAACGTTGCTTATGGTTTGAGAATTAAAAAAAATCCTGAAGATAAAATAAAGCAAAAAGTACACAGGGTTCTCAAGGCTGTGCATTTAGAAAAACAGATGTATCGCTCAATTAATCAACTTTCAGGCGGTCAGAAACAACGTGTTGCATTAGCGCGTGCAGTAGTGAACGAACCGGATGTGTTATTGTTTGATGAACCTTTGGCTGCACTAGATCCAAAATTGCGTGAAGCTATGATGGTTGAGTTAATGGAATTGCAAGAGAACTTAAAGACAACTTTTGTGTATGTAACGCATGATCAAACTGAAGCACTTACTGTCGCTGATACTATGGCGATTATGAATCAAGATGGTGAGATTGAACAGGTTGGTACACCACAAGAAATTTATGAATTTCCCGCTTCATCTTTTGTTGCTCGTTTTGTTGGTACTACAAATATTTTTCCGGGCACATTGTATATAGAAAATGATACAGACGCACATATTGATGTTCCTTATTTAGGAAAATTTGCTGTTTTGGTTCCCAAAGAAGCGCCATGGGCTTGTAATGAGTGCAATGTGCTTTTGAGTTTACGTCCGGAAAAGATACGTATAAGTAGAAAGCCTTTAGAAGATTTTTCAAATCAGGTAGAGGGAATTGTTGCGTCGATAATTTATTATGGTCGTTCGACACAATATAATATATTACTTAATAATGATATGATTATGCATGTGTTCGATCAGAATGAAAAACATTTTCCTACTGATGATATTGATTATGATGATAGGGTGTATCTTTATTGGCAAAAAGAAAATGCGGTGTTATTGAAAAAATGA
- a CDS encoding acylphosphatase, with product MYKCLKITFTAQLPKGYLQKTVQKSARDLAVEGVAQLLVDDFVKIIVCGPMEKVDDFLDNLYDEINSIELEELQVEPFLKDRDFRGVFRVLE from the coding sequence ATGTATAAATGTCTCAAAATAACCTTTACAGCGCAACTGCCTAAAGGTTATTTACAGAAAACAGTGCAAAAAAGTGCACGAGATCTTGCAGTTGAGGGAGTAGCTCAATTGTTGGTGGATGACTTTGTTAAAATTATTGTATGTGGTCCGATGGAAAAGGTAGATGATTTTTTAGATAATCTTTACGATGAAATCAATTCAATTGAACTTGAAGAGTTGCAAGTTGAACCTTTTTTAAAAGATCGTGATTTTCGCGGTGTATTTCGGGTACTTGAGTAA